A genomic segment from Streptosporangium roseum DSM 43021 encodes:
- a CDS encoding nucleoside deaminase, with protein sequence MTHDDERFLRRAIELAGTARAAGDPPFGSLLTGPDGSVIAEDRNTVLTDSDITAHPELKLARWAARELDPETAAATTMYTSCQPCGMCAGAIERSGLGRVVFALSTEQLTGLKPPATGAGARQEGPALFEEARKAVEGYYL encoded by the coding sequence ATGACACACGACGACGAACGCTTTCTCCGCAGGGCCATCGAGCTCGCCGGCACGGCACGGGCGGCCGGAGACCCACCGTTCGGATCACTGCTGACGGGACCGGACGGCAGCGTGATCGCCGAAGACCGGAACACGGTCCTGACCGACTCCGACATCACCGCCCACCCCGAGCTGAAGCTGGCCCGATGGGCGGCCCGCGAACTCGACCCCGAGACGGCCGCCGCCACCACCATGTACACCAGCTGCCAGCCCTGCGGCATGTGCGCGGGCGCCATCGAACGGTCCGGCCTCGGCCGCGTCGTGTTCGCGCTCTCCACCGAACAGCTCACCGGCCTCAAGCCGCCGGCCACGGGCGCAGGTGCCCGCCAGGAGGGCCCGGCGCTGTTCGAGGAGGCGCGCAAGGCGGTCGAGGGCTACTACCTGTGA
- a CDS encoding LLM class flavin-dependent oxidoreductase — translation MQIGINVPNFGPGTDPGTLRSWAQTVEGLGFDLLMVSDHVAVTPDVAEQYPAPFYEPFTTLAWLAGITSRVRLGTTVLIVPYRHPLLIARMAANLNQLSGGRLVLGVASGWARQEFEALGVPFQQRGKLTDDHLRAVRSAWEDDEDYRSGRIPIWVGGNSDAGLRRAVRLGEAWHPLRSTLPWLREAADRMKAVADEQGRPVPALTPRIALRLTESPITDPGRLAGEGTIDQVIDDLRQLRLLGADTVVLDPFNGDPRETCHPKTAWRALATVAACWDQEHPHSPTEH, via the coding sequence GTGCAAATAGGTATCAATGTCCCAAATTTTGGGCCCGGCACCGATCCCGGCACGCTGCGGAGCTGGGCGCAGACGGTGGAGGGACTGGGCTTCGACCTGCTGATGGTCTCCGACCACGTCGCGGTGACACCCGACGTCGCGGAGCAGTACCCGGCGCCGTTCTACGAACCCTTCACCACCCTCGCGTGGCTGGCCGGAATCACCAGCCGGGTCAGGCTCGGGACCACGGTGCTCATCGTGCCGTACCGGCACCCGCTGCTCATCGCCCGCATGGCCGCCAACCTCAACCAGCTCAGCGGGGGACGGCTGGTCCTCGGCGTGGCCTCCGGGTGGGCACGGCAGGAGTTCGAGGCACTTGGCGTCCCGTTCCAGCAGCGCGGGAAGCTGACCGACGATCACCTCCGGGCGGTGCGCAGCGCCTGGGAGGACGACGAGGACTACCGGAGCGGGCGGATACCGATCTGGGTCGGCGGCAACAGCGACGCCGGCCTGCGCCGGGCGGTACGCCTCGGCGAGGCATGGCATCCGCTGCGGTCCACCCTTCCCTGGCTGCGCGAGGCGGCGGACCGGATGAAGGCCGTCGCGGACGAGCAGGGACGGCCGGTTCCCGCCCTGACCCCCCGCATCGCCCTGCGGCTCACCGAGTCGCCGATCACCGACCCCGGGCGGCTCGCCGGCGAGGGCACGATCGACCAGGTCATCGACGACCTGCGGCAGCTGCGCCTCCTCGGCGCCGACACCGTCGTGCTCGACCCGTTCAACGGCGACCCCCGCGAGACGTGCCATCCGAAGACGGCGTGGCGGGCGCTCGCGACCGTAGCCGCCTGCTGGGATCAGGAACACCCTCACTCACCGACGGAGCACTGA
- a CDS encoding Lrp/AsnC family transcriptional regulator, producing the protein MTETLDATDWAILAEVQSDGRIPLTELGRRVNLSASATTERVKRLEAAGVITGYHATVDLAKVGLPVLAMVRLKYPGSQHRPLHRLLGERFEILECLRTTGDDCYTLKVAAASMVHLEQIVNELAQFGSINTNIVYSQTLPYRGPQGPQGA; encoded by the coding sequence ATGACCGAGACTCTTGACGCGACCGACTGGGCGATTCTGGCCGAGGTCCAGAGCGACGGCCGCATCCCGCTCACCGAGCTGGGGCGGCGGGTGAACCTCAGCGCCTCCGCGACGACCGAGCGGGTCAAGCGGCTGGAGGCGGCGGGCGTCATCACCGGCTACCACGCCACCGTCGATCTGGCGAAGGTCGGCCTCCCCGTGCTCGCCATGGTGCGCCTCAAGTACCCCGGCAGCCAGCACCGGCCACTGCACCGGCTGCTCGGCGAGCGCTTCGAGATCCTGGAATGCCTGAGGACCACCGGCGACGACTGCTACACGCTGAAGGTGGCCGCGGCCTCCATGGTCCACCTCGAACAGATCGTTAACGAACTGGCCCAGTTCGGCAGCATCAACACCAATATCGTCTACAGCCAGACCCTGCCCTACCGCGGGCCTCAGGGGCCTCAGGGGGCTTAG
- a CDS encoding nitroreductase/quinone reductase family protein — translation MRDDAKAGPTRLHRFDHWLYRGGRPNLLARAINRAWATVFAAGVLQPDRMVTLRVPGRRTGRVISFPLVVADHQGERYLVAMLGQDTNWVHNVHAAGGRAVLRHGRSEAVRLDEVDPGDRAPILRRYLAVSPGGRTHIPVHPQAPLEEFEQIATEYPVFRITPDRPAAPPGAGR, via the coding sequence ATGAGAGACGACGCCAAGGCCGGGCCCACGCGCCTGCACCGCTTCGACCACTGGCTGTATCGCGGTGGCCGGCCCAACCTCCTGGCACGGGCGATCAACCGGGCCTGGGCCACCGTGTTCGCGGCCGGGGTCCTGCAGCCGGACCGGATGGTGACCCTGCGGGTGCCGGGCCGGCGCACCGGCCGCGTCATCTCCTTCCCCCTGGTCGTCGCGGACCACCAGGGCGAGCGCTACCTGGTGGCGATGCTCGGCCAGGACACCAACTGGGTGCACAACGTCCACGCGGCCGGAGGGCGGGCGGTGCTGCGGCACGGCCGCAGCGAAGCCGTACGCCTGGACGAAGTCGACCCCGGAGACCGGGCGCCCATCCTGCGCCGCTACCTGGCCGTCTCGCCGGGAGGCCGCACCCACATCCCGGTGCACCCGCAGGCACCGCTGGAGGAGTTCGAGCAGATCGCCACGGAGTACCCGGTCTTCCGTATCACCCCCGACCGGCCGGCGGCCCCGCCCGGCGCCGGCCGATAG
- a CDS encoding TetR/AcrR family transcriptional regulator, producing the protein MAPEKLTRQAVIERALRLADTEGLPAVTIRRLAAELGVAPTALYWHVKNKDELLSALADRLLAALVADVDPDRPWNQRLRAMVTTLVEQTRAHPYLSTLLPMIDKSVAEEYRRATDTAIGLLTEAGFTLQEADQVATYLLLGAVAMVSCQPGGVGSDEEEAAEFRRHHRLDLERLPPGRYPNLAAFAATLSAPPDLVAYYSFGIDLLLSAVETTAPNGRGVRR; encoded by the coding sequence GTGGCTCCAGAGAAACTGACCCGCCAGGCCGTCATCGAGCGGGCGTTGAGGCTTGCCGACACCGAAGGGCTCCCGGCGGTCACCATCCGCCGGCTCGCCGCCGAGCTCGGTGTCGCGCCCACGGCGCTGTACTGGCACGTCAAGAACAAGGACGAGCTGCTCTCCGCGCTCGCCGACCGCCTGCTCGCGGCGCTCGTCGCCGACGTGGACCCGGACCGGCCCTGGAACCAGCGTCTCCGCGCCATGGTCACCACGCTGGTGGAGCAGACGCGTGCGCACCCGTACCTGTCCACCCTGCTACCGATGATCGACAAGAGCGTGGCCGAGGAATACCGCCGGGCCACCGACACCGCGATCGGGCTGCTCACCGAGGCCGGGTTCACGCTCCAGGAAGCCGACCAGGTGGCCACCTATCTGCTCCTGGGGGCCGTGGCGATGGTGTCCTGCCAGCCCGGCGGCGTGGGAAGCGACGAGGAGGAGGCCGCGGAGTTCAGGCGGCACCATCGCCTCGACCTGGAACGTCTCCCTCCCGGTCGTTACCCCAACCTGGCCGCCTTCGCCGCCACCCTCTCCGCCCCCCCTGACCTCGTCGCCTACTACTCCTTCGGCATCGACCTCCTGCTGTCCGCGGTGGAGACCACGGCCCCGAACGGACGAGGAGTTCGCCGATGA
- a CDS encoding LysR family transcriptional regulator has product MDLDLAQVRAFVLAAEELHFGHAAEELSISQQALSKRIARLESTLGRRLLDRGGRGVRLTEAGQRFLGPARQALTAADLAVAAVLDTHRPLRIDVWGHLYAPMRTLARVATGEPQLELGHGRDLPSVIAALLHGDIDAAFGRVHAPLPAGLTHRLVRLEPVDAILSVEHPLANAPTIRPAQLRDSVLWIPGALHRLDFLHRFAESFGIHERAEGANLGLDHFLADLAADTRRFSLLPADVPLPPRPAIRSVPLIGPTPLYAWSLLWRGNGGHPPPDALVSAFVAAAEHNRWLEYDPTRDWLPERNSVDAGVSATSRGAQPAGPTSQSRAQVKDQAGHRRA; this is encoded by the coding sequence GTGGACCTCGACCTGGCGCAGGTGCGCGCGTTCGTACTGGCGGCTGAAGAGCTGCACTTCGGCCACGCGGCCGAGGAACTGTCGATCTCCCAGCAGGCGCTCTCCAAGCGGATCGCCCGCCTGGAATCCACACTCGGAAGGCGCCTGCTCGACCGCGGCGGCCGGGGAGTGCGCCTCACCGAGGCCGGACAGCGTTTCCTGGGGCCGGCCCGGCAGGCGCTGACCGCCGCGGACCTGGCCGTGGCGGCGGTGCTGGACACGCACCGCCCGCTGCGGATCGACGTCTGGGGCCACCTGTACGCGCCCATGCGCACCCTGGCGCGGGTGGCGACCGGCGAGCCGCAACTGGAACTGGGGCACGGCCGCGACCTGCCCTCGGTGATCGCCGCGCTGCTGCACGGCGACATCGACGCGGCCTTCGGGCGCGTCCACGCGCCGCTGCCCGCCGGGCTGACGCATCGCCTGGTACGGCTGGAACCGGTGGACGCGATCCTCAGCGTCGAGCACCCGTTGGCGAACGCGCCGACGATCCGGCCGGCGCAGTTGCGCGACAGCGTGCTGTGGATCCCCGGCGCGCTCCACCGGCTGGACTTCCTGCACCGCTTCGCCGAGTCCTTCGGCATCCACGAGCGCGCCGAAGGCGCGAACCTGGGCCTGGACCACTTCCTGGCCGACCTGGCGGCCGACACGCGCCGCTTCAGCCTGCTGCCCGCAGACGTGCCCCTCCCGCCGCGCCCGGCGATCCGCTCAGTCCCGCTGATCGGCCCCACGCCGCTGTATGCCTGGTCACTGCTCTGGCGCGGCAACGGCGGCCATCCGCCGCCGGACGCCTTGGTGAGCGCCTTTGTGGCGGCGGCTGAGCACAACCGGTGGCTGGAATACGATCCCACCCGCGATTGGCTGCCCGAGCGCAACAGCGTGGACGCCGGCGTATCGGCTACATCGCGAGGAGCCCAGCCGGCCGGCCCGACGAGCCAATCGAGGGCACAGGTTAAAGATCAAGCCGGGCACCGGCGAGCGTAA
- a CDS encoding zinc-binding dehydrogenase, with amino-acid sequence MRRLIPTGVTSRPVEFAQDAQPAPAPDEVLIKVEAFSPNRGETFLLEAPEPGLMPGKDVAGLVVQAAADGSGPPAGSRVVGHPPMGGWAEYAAVPTHSIAVLPDALATVQAAALPLAGITALRLLRTVGAVTGRRVLLTGASGGVGHYLTEFAATAGAEVTAVTATAERGARLRELGAAAIVHDVGEADGPFDVVLESTGGSALAAALARLVPDGILVWFGQASRTPATLNFFDLLAGPENAVIRHFHYAGAPYGRDLATLVRLAAGGRLHPEIGRTADWSQTAEILVDLRERRICGKAVLTIGASQ; translated from the coding sequence ATGCGTAGATTGATCCCTACGGGAGTTACCTCGCGGCCGGTCGAGTTCGCCCAGGATGCCCAGCCCGCGCCCGCCCCGGACGAGGTGCTGATCAAGGTTGAGGCGTTCTCCCCGAATCGCGGGGAGACGTTCCTGCTGGAAGCGCCGGAGCCCGGCCTGATGCCGGGGAAGGACGTCGCCGGCCTGGTCGTGCAGGCCGCCGCCGACGGCTCGGGCCCACCGGCCGGCAGCCGGGTGGTGGGCCATCCACCCATGGGCGGCTGGGCCGAGTACGCGGCCGTGCCCACCCACTCGATCGCCGTCCTGCCCGACGCGCTTGCCACCGTCCAGGCGGCCGCTCTGCCACTGGCCGGGATCACCGCGCTCCGGCTGCTCCGCACCGTCGGCGCCGTGACGGGCAGGCGGGTACTGCTGACCGGCGCCTCCGGTGGGGTGGGGCACTACCTGACCGAGTTCGCCGCAACGGCCGGGGCGGAGGTGACCGCGGTAACCGCCACGGCAGAGCGCGGCGCGCGCCTGCGGGAGCTGGGCGCCGCGGCGATCGTGCACGACGTGGGCGAGGCGGACGGACCGTTCGACGTGGTGCTGGAGTCGACCGGCGGCAGTGCACTGGCGGCCGCCCTGGCCAGGCTGGTCCCGGATGGCATTCTGGTGTGGTTCGGGCAGGCCAGCCGTACCCCGGCGACGTTGAACTTCTTCGATCTGCTCGCCGGGCCGGAGAACGCCGTGATCCGGCACTTCCACTACGCGGGCGCGCCGTACGGTCGTGACCTGGCCACCCTGGTACGCCTGGCGGCCGGCGGGCGGCTGCACCCGGAGATCGGCCGTACCGCCGACTGGAGCCAGACCGCCGAGATCCTGGTCGACCTGCGGGAACGCCGGATCTGCGGCAAGGCCGTCCTGACGATCGGAGCATCGCAATGA
- a CDS encoding alpha/beta fold hydrolase — translation MSAADFAAANLSRATGAGLDPHEYLRATGELVDLDQWGEALMRVAHEHLARAGRAATPISAAEHLCVAARWFHFATLGPNRESALAAAEADTAMGRALDLLEPQARRIEGPGFTGWLRGPADAAATAVVVPGLDSGKEEFHDVVAALLRRGLAVFAMDGPGQGVLAATTTVRADYHHVIGQVIDALGTQSVGLVGLSLGGYYVAESAARESRVAAAVTVSGPFRLYWDALPPPVQDLLIQRAGGEETARRFAGQVDLSTLAPQITCPLLVVDGGQDVIPGVTNGEPLARLAPHGHHLYLPHGDHLLGNARPDWLAAAADWISGALA, via the coding sequence ATGAGTGCCGCGGATTTCGCTGCCGCCAACCTGTCGCGTGCAACCGGGGCCGGGCTGGACCCGCACGAGTACCTGCGTGCCACCGGCGAGCTGGTCGACCTGGACCAGTGGGGCGAGGCCCTCATGCGCGTCGCTCACGAGCATCTGGCGCGCGCCGGGCGGGCGGCCACCCCGATCTCAGCAGCCGAGCACCTCTGTGTGGCGGCACGCTGGTTCCACTTCGCCACACTGGGGCCGAACCGTGAGAGCGCGCTCGCGGCGGCCGAGGCCGACACCGCCATGGGACGTGCGCTGGACCTGCTGGAGCCGCAGGCGCGCCGGATCGAAGGTCCGGGCTTCACCGGCTGGTTGCGCGGACCGGCCGATGCCGCGGCGACAGCCGTGGTGGTTCCCGGACTGGACTCCGGCAAGGAGGAGTTCCACGACGTCGTCGCCGCCCTGCTGCGCCGGGGCCTGGCCGTGTTCGCCATGGACGGGCCGGGGCAGGGCGTGCTCGCCGCCACCACCACCGTCCGCGCCGACTACCACCACGTGATCGGCCAGGTCATCGACGCACTCGGCACGCAGAGCGTGGGACTCGTCGGGCTCAGCCTCGGCGGCTACTACGTTGCCGAGAGCGCCGCCCGGGAGAGCCGCGTCGCGGCCGCCGTCACTGTCAGCGGCCCCTTCCGGCTGTACTGGGACGCCCTACCACCCCCCGTACAGGACCTCCTCATCCAGCGGGCCGGCGGCGAGGAAACGGCCCGCCGCTTCGCCGGCCAGGTGGACCTGTCCACCCTCGCTCCGCAGATCACCTGCCCGCTGCTGGTAGTCGACGGCGGCCAGGACGTCATTCCCGGCGTGACCAACGGCGAGCCGCTGGCCCGCCTGGCACCACACGGTCACCACCTGTACCTCCCGCATGGCGACCACCTGCTCGGCAACGCCCGCCCCGACTGGCTGGCCGCGGCCGCCGACTGGATCTCCGGAGCACTCGCATGA
- a CDS encoding SDR family NAD(P)-dependent oxidoreductase, giving the protein MTRFTDKTALITGGTSGMGLATARRLITEGAHVVVTGRTRQRVDQTAAMLGPRALGVVADIADLKALDALMNTIKTRYGRLNVVFANAGVGTFAPFADITETDFDHTVDVNFKGVFFTIQKALPLIAEGGSIVINASWTLHRGNGILTLYSATKAAAHNLARTLAADLAPRGIRVNSISPGYIDTPMYPVAALSETETAVITDRIAAGRFGQPEEIATAVAFLASPEASYINGQDLVIDGGLVNAIPA; this is encoded by the coding sequence ATGACACGGTTCACCGACAAGACCGCCCTGATCACCGGCGGTACGAGCGGCATGGGACTGGCCACCGCACGCCGCCTCATCACCGAGGGCGCCCACGTGGTCGTCACCGGCCGCACCCGGCAGCGCGTGGACCAGACTGCGGCCATGCTCGGCCCGCGCGCCCTCGGCGTGGTGGCGGACATAGCCGACCTCAAGGCTCTGGACGCCCTGATGAACACGATCAAGACGCGATACGGCAGGCTGAACGTCGTCTTCGCCAACGCCGGAGTGGGCACCTTCGCCCCCTTCGCCGACATCACCGAGACCGACTTCGATCACACCGTCGACGTGAACTTCAAAGGCGTGTTTTTCACGATCCAGAAGGCATTGCCGCTGATCGCCGAGGGCGGCTCCATCGTCATCAACGCCTCCTGGACTCTGCACCGCGGTAACGGCATCCTCACGTTGTACTCGGCCACCAAGGCGGCCGCGCACAATCTGGCCCGCACCCTGGCAGCGGATCTCGCGCCCCGGGGCATCCGCGTCAACTCGATCAGTCCGGGATACATCGACACACCGATGTATCCCGTCGCAGCGCTGAGCGAGACGGAGACCGCGGTCATCACCGATCGCATCGCGGCGGGCCGGTTCGGCCAACCGGAGGAGATCGCCACAGCTGTGGCGTTTCTCGCCTCCCCCGAGGCGTCCTACATCAATGGCCAGGACCTGGTGATCGACGGCGGCCTCGTGAACGCGATCCCTGCCTGA
- a CDS encoding response regulator yields the protein MIRVMLADDQALLRVSLSALLNTEPGMRVVGAAENGAEAIDLAADLRPDVVLMDVRMPGTNGIDATRKITEDPSIRVVILTSFDLDEYVFAGLRAGASGFLLKDSPPEDLLTAIRVVAAGEALLTPAATRRLIERFTATPPSPADRLPESTPSRKILATLTDRERDVLARVARGMSNAEIAADLVLATSTIKTHLTNLLAKTEARDRAQLVIFAYESGLTAAP from the coding sequence ATGATCCGAGTCATGCTCGCCGACGACCAGGCCCTCCTCCGGGTCTCGCTCTCGGCCCTCCTGAACACGGAACCGGGCATGCGGGTCGTAGGCGCCGCGGAGAACGGCGCCGAGGCGATAGACCTGGCCGCGGACCTCCGCCCCGACGTGGTGTTGATGGACGTGCGCATGCCGGGGACGAACGGCATAGACGCCACCCGGAAGATCACCGAAGACCCGTCGATCCGCGTCGTCATCCTGACCTCGTTCGACCTGGACGAGTACGTCTTCGCCGGCCTCCGCGCAGGCGCCAGCGGCTTCCTCCTGAAGGACTCCCCTCCGGAAGACCTCCTGACGGCGATCCGCGTGGTCGCAGCCGGCGAGGCCCTGCTGACCCCGGCGGCAACCCGCCGCCTGATCGAACGCTTCACCGCCACACCCCCGTCTCCCGCCGACCGCCTCCCCGAATCCACCCCGTCCCGCAAGATCCTCGCCACCCTCACCGACCGGGAACGAGACGTCCTGGCCAGAGTGGCCCGAGGCATGTCCAACGCCGAAATAGCCGCCGACCTGGTCCTGGCCACCAGCACGATCAAAACCCACCTGACCAACCTGCTCGCCAAAACAGAAGCCCGAGACCGAGCCCAACTGGTCATCTTCGCCTACGAATCCGGCCTGACCGCCGCACCCTAG
- a CDS encoding sensor histidine kinase, with protein MRPWHWTALDAVAILLLAALAADGDGEPGLFLPLLLVTAPVLLRRKYPVPVLIWTNAITYLFVLKLDATTQPAAWMLASYSAAVRSRRAAVLTGAGTWLLAQGIVLRQDDMTPLQLVVLPLIVTLPPCVLADAVRQSRAWMTAFADQQRRRADAEAEARIAAERLTIARELHDVVAHGVTLMTVQAGIARLRSAPDDPLHEVVETIEQTGRSSLAEMRRLMNLLRSDDADGLAPQPGLADLGDLVAAASASGLRTELAIHGTPRPLAAGADLAAYRIVQEALTNAVVHAATRSATIDVTHEADGVRLRVSNPGPVAVRGEGQGIPGMKERARLYGGTVSAEPTSPDGWQVEAWLPCAPEETALTLDGARQ; from the coding sequence ATGCGCCCGTGGCACTGGACCGCCCTGGACGCCGTCGCCATCCTGCTGCTGGCCGCGCTCGCCGCGGACGGCGACGGCGAGCCGGGTCTGTTCCTGCCCCTGCTCCTGGTCACGGCCCCGGTCCTGCTCCGCCGTAAATACCCGGTGCCCGTCCTGATCTGGACGAACGCCATCACCTACCTGTTCGTCCTCAAGCTGGACGCCACCACGCAGCCCGCCGCCTGGATGCTGGCCTCCTACTCGGCCGCCGTCCGGTCGAGACGCGCGGCCGTCCTCACCGGCGCAGGCACCTGGCTGCTGGCCCAGGGGATCGTCCTCCGCCAGGACGACATGACCCCGCTCCAGCTCGTCGTGCTCCCGCTGATCGTCACGCTGCCGCCGTGCGTGCTGGCCGACGCCGTCCGCCAGAGCCGCGCATGGATGACCGCCTTCGCCGACCAGCAGCGCCGCCGCGCCGACGCCGAAGCCGAGGCCCGGATCGCCGCGGAACGCCTGACGATCGCCCGCGAACTGCACGACGTCGTCGCCCACGGGGTGACTCTGATGACCGTCCAGGCCGGCATCGCGCGCCTCCGCTCCGCCCCCGACGACCCGCTCCACGAGGTCGTCGAGACGATCGAGCAGACCGGCCGCTCATCCCTCGCGGAGATGCGCCGCCTGATGAACCTCCTCCGCAGCGACGACGCCGACGGCCTCGCCCCCCAGCCCGGCCTGGCCGATCTGGGCGACCTGGTCGCCGCGGCGTCCGCATCGGGCCTGCGCACCGAACTGGCGATCCACGGCACCCCGCGTCCACTGGCCGCCGGCGCCGACCTGGCCGCCTACCGGATCGTCCAGGAGGCCCTGACCAACGCCGTGGTGCACGCCGCCACCAGATCGGCGACCATCGACGTCACCCACGAGGCCGACGGCGTCCGCCTGCGGGTGTCCAACCCCGGCCCGGTCGCTGTGCGCGGCGAGGGTCAGGGCATCCCCGGCATGAAGGAACGAGCCCGTCTCTACGGCGGCACGGTGAGTGCCGAGCCCACGTCCCCGGACGGCTGGCAGGTGGAGGCCTGGCTCCCCTGCGCCCCCGAAGAGACGGCCCTCACACTGGACGGGGCCCGTCAATGA
- a CDS encoding ABC transporter ATP-binding protein → MIEVTSLVKRYGRSAAVDGLTFTVGPGRVTGFLGPNGAGKSTTMRLILGLDRAHEGRVLIDGQPLRELDRPLTRVGALLDASGVHSGRTARNHLRVIATANGIGDRRVDTCLELAGLAAVAGRRIRGFSLGMRQRLGIAAALLGEPGVLLFDEPVNGLDAEGIQWVRTLMRDLAAEGRTVFVSSHLMAEMQNTADHLIVIGRGRLLADAPIGDLVATASIELRVPEAKTGTAVGLLARAGGDVTVDGGDLLIKGIDATRAGELLLGAGIQIIHLAEHRSSLEEAYLDLTGEAVEYHALEGQS, encoded by the coding sequence ATGATCGAAGTCACCAGTCTGGTCAAGCGCTACGGCAGGTCCGCGGCCGTCGACGGGCTCACCTTCACGGTCGGTCCGGGACGCGTCACCGGGTTCCTCGGGCCGAACGGCGCGGGCAAGTCCACAACTATGCGGCTTATCCTCGGGCTCGACCGGGCACACGAGGGCCGCGTCCTGATCGACGGGCAGCCGCTGCGCGAGCTCGACCGGCCGCTCACCCGGGTCGGGGCGCTGCTGGACGCCTCAGGAGTGCATTCCGGGCGGACGGCCCGAAACCATCTGCGGGTGATCGCGACGGCCAACGGCATCGGGGATCGCCGAGTGGACACCTGCCTGGAGCTGGCCGGGCTGGCCGCAGTGGCGGGCCGCCGGATCCGCGGGTTCAGCCTGGGCATGCGCCAGCGGCTCGGCATCGCCGCGGCCCTGCTCGGCGAGCCCGGCGTCCTGCTGTTCGACGAACCGGTCAACGGCCTGGACGCGGAGGGCATCCAGTGGGTCCGCACCCTGATGCGGGACCTGGCCGCCGAGGGGCGGACGGTCTTCGTCTCGTCCCACCTGATGGCTGAAATGCAGAACACCGCCGACCATCTGATCGTGATCGGCCGCGGCAGGCTCCTGGCCGACGCCCCCATCGGCGATTTGGTGGCGACGGCGTCCATCGAGCTCCGGGTCCCCGAGGCGAAGACAGGCACGGCGGTCGGGCTGCTCGCACGAGCCGGCGGAGACGTCACCGTCGACGGCGGCGACCTGCTCATCAAGGGCATCGACGCGACCCGCGCCGGAGAACTCCTCCTCGGAGCCGGCATCCAGATCATCCACCTCGCCGAACACCGCTCCTCCCTGGAGGAGGCCTACCTGGACCTCACCGGCGAAGCAGTCGAATACCACGCTCTGGAGGGGCAGTCATGA
- a CDS encoding ABC transporter permease yields the protein MTDIRYIVRSEWIKLGSVRSTWWCLGAATVLVLVFGVLTALSVDPVEAAALPKAWLVEGGFDPLEPLSAVLLAQFAFGVLGVLTVTSEYSTGQIRSSLLAVPRRRRLLAAKLAVLAALVAAVASALTFGTFFLTQALYPDGLGIGLGDGGAWKALLGGVAYTVFIAVFGFAVGAAVRGTGAAITVFMVVTFVVMSALPAVFPSSLQEQAVRYTFIGLAESLTTLQPDPRPGMLVAALLLAAYAVLVLAPVLLLVERRDS from the coding sequence ATGACAGACATCCGGTACATCGTGCGGTCGGAGTGGATCAAGCTTGGATCGGTGCGGTCGACGTGGTGGTGCCTGGGGGCGGCGACGGTGCTCGTGCTGGTGTTCGGAGTGCTGACGGCGTTGTCGGTCGATCCGGTCGAAGCGGCGGCGCTACCCAAGGCCTGGCTGGTGGAGGGCGGGTTCGACCCGCTTGAGCCGCTGAGCGCCGTGCTGCTGGCGCAGTTCGCGTTCGGGGTGCTGGGAGTGCTGACGGTCACCTCGGAGTACTCGACCGGGCAGATCCGCAGCTCGCTGCTGGCCGTTCCGCGGCGGCGGCGGCTCTTGGCGGCGAAGCTGGCGGTGCTGGCTGCGCTGGTCGCGGCGGTGGCGTCGGCGCTCACGTTCGGGACGTTCTTCCTGACCCAGGCCCTCTACCCGGACGGGCTCGGGATCGGGCTGGGCGATGGCGGCGCTTGGAAGGCCCTGCTCGGCGGCGTCGCCTACACGGTCTTCATCGCGGTGTTCGGGTTCGCGGTCGGTGCGGCAGTGCGCGGGACAGGGGCGGCGATCACGGTGTTCATGGTGGTGACGTTCGTGGTGATGAGCGCCCTGCCCGCAGTGTTCCCCAGCTCGCTGCAGGAGCAGGCCGTCCGCTACACCTTCATCGGGCTCGCCGAATCACTGACGACGCTCCAGCCGGATCCCCGGCCGGGAATGCTCGTGGCCGCTCTGCTCTTGGCCGCGTACGCCGTCCTCGTGCTGGCCCCGGTGCTGCTGCTGGTGGAGCGGCGGGACAGCTGA